The following proteins come from a genomic window of Populus nigra chromosome 6, ddPopNigr1.1, whole genome shotgun sequence:
- the LOC133696740 gene encoding CASP-like protein 4D1, which translates to MTAPQPPSMAAPPAPSMVSRMTALFLRVLTFAFLMVSLVIMTTNTGTIEIGIDEFKVRSKDFYSYRYMLAAIAFGLAYTILQIVLTLNHISKRNGAQTSGDGNLVFDFYGDKVVSYILATGAAAAFGATKELKTQLAGLGGDKFFNKGYASASLLLLGFVCTAILSVFSSYALPKKV; encoded by the exons ATGACCGCCCCCCAACCACCATCCATGGCTGCCCCCCCAGCACCATCCATGGTTTCTCGAATGACCGCTCTATTTTTGAGGGTCCTCACTTTTGCTTTCCTTATGGTATCACTTGTCATCATGACCACCAATACTGGCACCATTGAAATAGGCATCGACGAGTTTAAAGTCCGCTCCAAGGATTTTTATTCTTATCG ATACATGCTGGCGGCAATTGCGTTTGGATTAGCGTACACAATTTTGCAAATTGTTCTCACTTTAAACCATATTTCCAAAAGGAACGGCGCCCAGACAAGTGGTGACGGCAACCTTGTGTTTGATTTCTATGGTGATAAG GTTGTATCATACATACTAGCCACGGGTGCTGCTGCGGCATTTGGAGCGACAAAAGAATTGAAGACGCAATTGGCAGGGCTAGGAGGTGATAAGTTTTTCAACAAAGGTTATGCATCCGCTAGTCTCCTCCTCCTCGGATTTGTGTGCACGGCTATATTATCCGTTTTCTCATCATACGCACTCCCAAAGAAAGTTTAA
- the LOC133695673 gene encoding protein VACUOLELESS GAMETOPHYTES-like: MGLTKIKHSSHSEHFLLLKYPQELYQCNGCRVLGLGPCYECEHEDCSFYLHEECANATPSACHSFSKCSLRFHSRAPQGDERSCDACGQDVLGFVYQCNKIDPHDYHPSCLKLQRTLTADDGTRLHLREKLPSKCLNCGSRETSNGIKGWSYVSSCGQYCYHVACVKDMILKKWKKGYFLQDGNVNETDNYLALQSAIPSGELELSSGKSSSKARNIWRKAKKAIMLIIYALFGDPTTLISLLVQQLLSD, encoded by the coding sequence ATGGGATTAACCAAGATTAAACATTCCAGTCATAGCGAACATTTTCTCTTGTTGAAGTATCCACAAGAGCTTTATCAATGTAACGGATGCAGAGTACTGGGGCTTGGCCCATGCTACGAATGCGAGCACGAAGACTGCAGCTTCTATCTTCACGAGGAATGCGCAAATGCTACTCCATCTGCCTGCCATTCATTTTCGAAGTGCAGCTTGAGATTTCACTCCAGAGCCCCGCAGGGGGATGAAAGATCCTGTGATGCTTGTGGACAAGATGTATTAGGGTTCGTGTACCAGTGTAATAAGATTGACCCACACGATTACCATCCCAGCTGTTTAAAGCTCCAGCGTACGTTAACAGCTGATGATGGCACGAGGTTACACCTGAGGGAGAAGCTGCCATCGAAATGCTTAAACTGTGGAAGTAGGGAAACTTCGAACGGAATCAAAGGCTGGTCCTATGTTTCTTCCTGTGGTCAATATTGTTACCATGTAGCTTGTGTGAAGGACATGATCTTGAAGAAGTGGAAGAAGGGTTATTTCCTTCAAGATGGCAACGTGAATGAGACGGATAATTACCTAGCACTTCAAAGTGCCATCCCAAGTGGAGAACTAGAACTCTCAAGTGGGAAAAGCTCAAGCAAGGCCAGGAATATATGGAGAAAGGCAAAGAAAGCTATTATGCTTATTATTTATGCTTTGTTTGGAGATCCTACGACTCTGATTTCATTGCTTGTTCAACAGTTGCTCTCCGATTAA
- the LOC133695707 gene encoding uncharacterized protein LOC133695707 translates to MGLTKIKHSSHSEHFLLLKYPREPYECNGCKGLGLGPCYECEHEDCSFYLHEECANASPSAFHSFSKCSLRFHSRAPQEGGRFCDACGQDVLGFVYQCRHKKPHDYHPSCLKLQRSLTADDGTRLHLREKLPSKCLNCGSRETSNGIKGWSYVSSCGQYCYHVACVKGMILKKWKKGYFLQDGNVNETDNYLALQSAIPSRELELPGKKSSSKATKTWITKAKKAIMLIISALFGDPTTLISVLVQQLLSD, encoded by the coding sequence ATGGGATTAACCAAGATTAAACATTCCAGTCATAGCGAACATTTTCTGTTGTTGAAGTATCCACGAGAGCCTTATGAATGTAACGGATGCAAAGGACTGGGGCTCGGCCCATGCTACGAATGCGAGCACGAAGACTGCAGCTTCTATCTTCACGAGGAATGCGCAAATGCTTCTCCATCTGCCTTCCATTCATTTTCGAAGTGCAGCTTGAGATTTCACTCCAGAGCCCCGCAAGAGGGTGGAAGATTCTGTGATGCTTGTGGACAAGATGTATTAGGGTTCGTTTACCAGTGCAGACATAAGAAGCCACACGATTACCATCCCAGCTGTTTAAAGCTCCAGCGTAGCTTAACAGCTGATGATGGCACGAGGTTACACCTGAGGGAGAAGCTGCCATCGAAATGCTTAAACTGTGGAAGTAGGGAAACTTCGAACGGAATCAAAGGCTGGTCCTATGTTTCTTCCTGTGGTCAATATTGTTACCATGTAGCTTGTGTGAAGGGCATGATCTTGAAGAAGTGGAAGAAGGGTTATTTCCTTCAAGATGGCAACGTGAATGAGACGGACAATTACCTAGCACTTCAAAGTGCCATCCCAAGTAGAGAACTAGAACTCCCAGGTAAGAAAAGTTCAAGCAAGGCCACGAAAACATGGATCACAAAGGCAAAGAAAGCTATTATGCTTATTATTTCTGCTTTGTTTGGAGATCCTACGACTCTGATTTCGGTGCTTGTTCAACAGTTGCTCTCCGATTAA
- the LOC133695906 gene encoding uncharacterized protein LOC133695906, which produces MGLTKIKHSSHSEHFLLLKYPREPYECNGCKGLGLGPCYECEHEDCSFYLHEECANASPSAFHSFSKCSLRFHSRAPQEDERFCDACGQDVLGFVYQCKHKKPHDYHPSCLRLQRSLTAEDGTRLHLREKLPSKCLNCGSKEISNGIKGWSYVSSCGQYCYHVACVKDMILKKWKKGYFLQDGNVNETDNYLTLQSAIPSRELELSSGKSSSKARNIWRKAKKAIMLIISALFGDPTTLISVLVQQLLSD; this is translated from the coding sequence ATGGGATTAACCAAGATTAAACATTCCAGTCATAGCGAACATTTTCTGTTGTTGAAGTATCCACGAGAGCCTTATGAATGTAACGGATGCAAAGGACTGGGGCTCGGCCCATGCTACGAATGCGAGCACGAAGACTGCAGCTTCTATCTTCACGAGGAATGCGCAAATGCTTCTCCATCTGCCTTCCATTCATTTTCGAAGTGCAGCTTGAGATTTCACTCCAGAGCCCCGCAAGAGGATGAAAGATTCTGTGATGCTTGTGGACAAGATGTATTAGGGTTCGTGTACCAGTGCAAACATAAGAAGCCACATGATTACCATCCCAGCTGTTTAAGGCTCCAGCGTAGCTTAACAGCTGAAGATGGCACGAGGTTACACCTGAGGGAGAAGCTGCCATCGAAATGCTTAAACTGTGGAAGTAAGGAAATTTCGAACGGAATCAAAGGCTGGTCCTATGTTTCTTCCTGTGGTCAATATTGTTACCATGTAGCTTGTGTGAAGGACATGATCTTGAAGAAGTGGAAGAAGGGTTATTTCCTTCAAGATGGCAACGTGAATGAGACGGACAATTACCTAACACTTCAAAGTGCCATCCCAAGTAGAGAACTAGAACTCTCAAGTGGGAAAAGCTCAAGCAAGGCCAGGAATATATGGAGAAAGGCAAAGAAAGCTATTATGCTTATTATTTCTGCTTTGTTTGGAGATCCTACGACTCTGATTTCAGTGCTTGTTCAACAGTTGCTCTCCGATTAA